From Glycine soja cultivar W05 chromosome 4, ASM419377v2, whole genome shotgun sequence, the proteins below share one genomic window:
- the LOC114408690 gene encoding uncharacterized protein LOC114408690, translating to MGVFYHEEPPNHPKRCKYLVATLKEVFSRCQTFAARLSTSSFEDECPVSDFDEKQELFISAVISRNMEKQKHKPSVLRHSFSWVYSPATKELYFTQAVAPEEKVVKGDEESGEGEEFLSVKSCFSRCSSSPSGEAFYSVKTNLSRCSSLNELDLSKYWRRSVIQEFCHCQGWPFGLCRRAVLLPPLPMSPSESWLSRKMQPTIKKP from the exons ATGGGTGTGTTCTACCATGAAGAGCCACCAAACCATCCCAAGAGATGCAAATACCTTGTGGCAACTCTTAAGGAAGTATTTTCCCGTTGCCAAACGTTTGCAGCACGGCTTTCAACTTCAAGTTTTGAGGATGAGTGCCCAGTGAGCGATTTTGACGAGAAACAAGAA TTGTTTATCTCAGCAGTGATAAGCCGAAACATGGAGAAACAAAAGCACAAGCCAAGTGTCTTGAGACACAGCTTTTCCTGGGTATATTCTCCTGCAACGAAAGAACTTTATTTCACTCAGGCAGTGGCACCAGAAGAAAAGGTGGTGAAGGGTGATGAAGAAAGTGGTGAAGGAGAAGAGTTTTTGTCAGTTAAAAGTTGTTTCTCACGCTGTTCAAGTTCGCCAAGTGGGGAAGCATTCTATTCTGTGAAGACAAACCTTTCACGGTGTTCAAGCTTGAACGAACTTGACTTGTCTAAATATTGGAGGCGCTCAGTGATTCAGGAGTTTTGTCATTGCCAGGGATGGCCTTTTGGTCTCTGCCGCAGAGCTGTGTTGCTTCCACCACTGCCCATGTCACCTTCTGAGTCATGGTTGTCGCGTAAAATGCAACCAACTATTAAGAAACCATGA
- the LOC114408691 gene encoding uncharacterized protein LOC114408691 yields the protein MARGKWVCSYKKTTLLVCFFNIAVALYALHSLYSSLYIYSGNVSRNVALYSPDQIRKMEQSIQIRGEFKPVELIKWVKALEGEFSSETVAVELPRHLKQNIIDEILQRLRSLNFSRTDIAKEREVVESWRKEKLEEVKSALVKGTSNSTIPHEEAGMLVRVLESNWAVLCEEIGLWIPAQVSNEEHDDKPEGAEEFEDEILPGRPVSPECHAELHTDYDGAAVRWGLTFHKDSAADCCQACLDHAKHAKEGEKKCNIWVYCPSEFGCHSPDIYQHKHQECWLKYAEKPRLNFKDKYPESYRNSHPSAPVIVPWVSGVISS from the exons ATGGCGAGAGGGAAGTGGGTTTGTTCCTACAAGAAAACCACTCTCTTAGTTTGCTTCTTCAACATTGCCGTTGCTCTCTACGCTCTTCACTCTCTCTATTCTTCTCTTTATATCTACTCCGGTAACGTTTCCCGCAACG TTGCGTTGTATAGCCCAGATCAGATTCGGAAAATGGAACAATCAATCCAAATCCGCGGGGAATTTAAACCTGTGGAGTTAATTAAGTGG GTGAAGGCTTTAGAAGGGGAATTTTCGAGTGAAACTGTGGCAGTTGAGTTGCCCCGGCATTTGAAACAGAACATAATTGATGAGATCTTGCAGAGACTAAGGAGCTTGAATTTCAGTAGAACAGATATTGCTAAGGAACGAG AAGTAGTTGAGAGTTGGCGCAAAGAAAAACTGGAAGAGGTCAAGTCGGCTCTTGTGAAGGGGACTTCCAATTCAACCATTCCCCATGAAGAAGCTG GTATGCTAGTAAGAGTTTTGGAGTCTAATTGGGCTGTGCTCTGTGAAGAGATTGGACTCTGGATACCTGCTCAAGTTTCAAATGAAGAACATGACGACAAACCTGAGGGTGCAGAGGAGTTTG AGGACGAGATCCTTCCTGGCAGACCTGTTTCACCCGAGTGCCATGCTGAACTGCACACAGATTATGATGGTGCTGCAGTAAGATGGGGCCTTACCTTCCACAAAGATAGTGCGGCTGATTGCTGTCAGGCTTGTTTGGATCATGCGAAACATGCCAAAGAAGGGGAAAAGAAATGCAATATATGGGTTTATTGCCCATCTGAGTTTGGGTGTCATTCTCCAGATATCTACCAGCACAAACATCAGGAATGTTGGCTGAAATAT GCTGAGAAACCTCGATTAAATTTTAAGGATAAGTATCCTGAATCATATCGAAATTCACATCCTTCTGCACCAGTGATCGTTCCGTGGGTCTCTGGAGTTATTAGTTCATGA